The following are encoded in a window of Nibricoccus aquaticus genomic DNA:
- a CDS encoding ATP-binding protein: MVQPLSPAVPWPKKLSRGLALTLLTLSTLVLAGWWFGLEPLVRWFPRSAPVDPGTALGVFIFSLALLGFETGWRRSSLLAIAAGLLGLLTALENLLSIRPWFDLWIARDHAPGHMAAATAAAFILAAAPLAWPLSTSPARYRTLAIALAGSLLMSAGFATLAGHTLGLPAAYRWSGDAPIPPAAAILLFLLGAAILLFAWRENQKIRPGAPSWITVPVIIASATLTLLLWAGLRERERLYLGATTQAAINNFASTLSSEFTRIGTGVERLARRWSESPDLAPLVREVDARALLEEIPACSSVALIDPALRSRWLYPARQQDALLALDHGAIPARLAALQAARAKNAPAAISATLSAPAPGFAAYAPIYHHDQFAGYAAAEFPYRRLFDSLEQRLHLGHAWHLSIQLGNDTLYTTGPASALPEGHLLESVFNIAGRRFRIAMSPTEDALERGRRHLPELALAAGFGITLLLALSVHLARSARASLHSARLANQRLVSENEERRHIEEKLKLSDERLRLALDSTLIGISEWSLPSNDLYYSPGLWTLLGYKTGAVPSTPQVWTALIHPEDLPAYRAAVEQQLSGSVTFIDHEYRVLTATREWRWLHSRAKTVARTTSGTPARIIGTLQDITPRKEAEAALRLSQATTRKLSLVAARTDNIVIIARPDGTVEWVNESFERVLEYKLPDVAGRSPADFMVGPDTNPRTLRRIQTALRRGEALSTDFTSYSKSGRKFHLHLEVQPAFNDSRQLENFIAVLVDITARVETEHALRRAKSEADAASKAKSDFLASMSHEIRTPMNGVIGMTSLLLDTKLDHEQRDYVATIRNSGDALLTIINDILDFSKIESGKMELERLPFELSVAMEDVLDLLSVPASAKKLELVYHIEDDVPSWIQGDVTRLRQILVNLANNAVKFTPAGTVAITVRRLPPAAASETTPDALTLEFSVTDTGIGIPPDRLNRLFKPFSQVDSSTTRKFGGTGLGLAICHRLVTLMGGDIRVISAPGTGSSFIFTLLTESMPVPPGWGLPEMPARLNYGPVLCLDENPTSLRRLQSFLQSWGARPLCVSTAAQVQQALAEDILPVALILDHKLIAHESMGALRAQLITSDLPLLLLTPPGLNGPQLEAFAGRRASATATKPLRTPSLVRGLQSLFGATPESIPPFASAAAERLLAHDIPLDILLAEDNPVNQKVALRYLERLGYRADFVSNGLEALNTLEARSYHLVLMDLQMPEMDGLESSRQIRARLPASRQPKIIALTANALQGDRELCIEAGMDDYITKPVKLHEIAEAIRRLFGQ; encoded by the coding sequence ATGGTCCAGCCCCTATCCCCCGCCGTCCCCTGGCCCAAAAAACTCTCCCGCGGCCTCGCCCTCACGCTGCTCACCCTCAGCACCCTCGTGCTCGCCGGCTGGTGGTTCGGCCTTGAACCCCTCGTCCGCTGGTTCCCCCGCTCCGCCCCCGTCGATCCCGGCACCGCCCTCGGCGTATTCATTTTCTCCCTCGCCCTCCTCGGCTTCGAAACCGGCTGGCGCCGCTCCAGCCTCCTCGCCATCGCCGCCGGCCTCCTCGGCCTGCTCACCGCCCTCGAAAACCTCCTCTCCATCCGCCCCTGGTTCGATCTCTGGATCGCCCGCGACCACGCACCCGGCCACATGGCCGCCGCCACCGCCGCCGCCTTCATCCTCGCCGCCGCCCCTCTCGCCTGGCCCCTCTCTACCAGTCCCGCTCGCTACCGCACCCTCGCCATCGCCCTCGCCGGCTCCCTCCTCATGTCCGCCGGCTTCGCCACCCTCGCCGGCCACACCCTCGGCCTCCCCGCCGCGTATCGCTGGAGCGGAGACGCCCCCATCCCCCCCGCCGCCGCCATCCTCCTCTTCCTCCTCGGCGCCGCCATCCTCCTCTTCGCCTGGCGCGAAAACCAAAAAATCCGCCCCGGTGCCCCCTCCTGGATCACCGTCCCCGTCATCATCGCCTCCGCCACCCTCACCCTCCTCCTCTGGGCCGGCCTCCGCGAACGCGAACGCCTCTACCTCGGCGCCACCACCCAGGCCGCCATCAACAACTTCGCCAGCACCCTCAGCAGCGAATTCACCCGCATCGGCACCGGCGTCGAACGCCTCGCCCGCCGCTGGAGCGAATCTCCCGACCTCGCCCCCCTCGTCCGCGAAGTCGATGCCCGCGCCCTCCTCGAAGAAATCCCCGCCTGCTCCAGCGTCGCCCTCATCGACCCCGCCCTCCGCAGCCGTTGGCTCTACCCCGCCCGCCAGCAAGACGCCCTCCTCGCCCTCGACCACGGCGCCATCCCCGCCCGCCTCGCCGCCCTCCAGGCCGCCCGTGCCAAAAACGCCCCCGCTGCCATCTCTGCCACTCTCTCCGCCCCCGCCCCCGGCTTCGCCGCCTACGCCCCCATTTACCACCACGACCAGTTCGCCGGCTACGCCGCCGCCGAGTTCCCCTACCGCCGCCTCTTCGACTCCCTCGAACAACGCCTCCACCTCGGCCACGCCTGGCACCTGTCCATCCAGCTCGGCAACGACACCCTCTACACCACCGGCCCCGCCTCTGCTCTCCCCGAAGGCCACCTTCTCGAATCCGTCTTCAACATCGCCGGCCGCCGCTTCCGTATCGCGATGAGCCCTACAGAAGACGCCCTCGAACGCGGTCGCCGCCACCTCCCCGAACTCGCCCTCGCCGCCGGCTTCGGCATCACCCTCCTGCTCGCCCTCAGCGTCCACCTCGCCCGCTCCGCCCGCGCCTCCCTCCACTCCGCCCGCCTCGCCAACCAGCGCCTCGTCTCCGAAAACGAGGAACGCCGCCACATCGAGGAAAAATTAAAACTCTCCGACGAACGCCTCCGCCTCGCTCTCGACTCCACGCTCATCGGCATCTCCGAGTGGAGCCTCCCCTCTAACGATCTCTACTACAGCCCGGGCCTCTGGACTCTCCTCGGCTATAAAACCGGCGCCGTCCCCTCCACCCCCCAGGTCTGGACCGCACTCATCCACCCCGAGGATCTCCCCGCCTACCGCGCCGCCGTCGAACAACAACTCTCCGGCTCTGTCACCTTCATCGACCACGAGTATCGCGTCCTCACCGCCACCCGCGAATGGCGCTGGCTCCACTCCCGCGCCAAGACCGTCGCCCGCACCACCTCCGGCACCCCCGCCCGCATCATCGGCACCCTGCAAGACATCACCCCGCGCAAGGAAGCCGAGGCCGCCCTCCGCCTCAGCCAGGCCACCACCCGCAAACTCTCCCTCGTCGCCGCCCGCACCGATAACATCGTCATCATCGCCCGCCCGGACGGCACCGTCGAATGGGTCAACGAATCCTTCGAACGCGTACTCGAATATAAACTACCCGACGTCGCCGGCCGCAGCCCCGCCGACTTCATGGTCGGCCCCGACACTAACCCCCGCACCCTCCGCCGCATCCAGACCGCCCTCCGCCGCGGCGAAGCCCTCAGCACCGACTTCACCAGCTACTCCAAGTCTGGCCGCAAATTCCACCTCCACCTCGAAGTCCAGCCCGCCTTCAACGACTCCCGCCAGCTCGAAAATTTCATCGCCGTCCTCGTCGACATCACCGCCCGCGTCGAAACCGAACACGCCCTCCGCCGCGCCAAGTCCGAAGCCGACGCCGCCTCCAAGGCCAAGAGCGACTTCCTCGCCTCCATGTCGCACGAGATCCGCACCCCCATGAACGGCGTCATCGGCATGACCAGCCTCCTCCTCGACACCAAACTCGACCACGAACAGCGCGACTACGTCGCCACCATCCGCAACTCCGGCGACGCCCTCCTCACCATCATCAACGACATCCTCGACTTCTCCAAAATCGAGTCCGGCAAGATGGAGCTCGAACGCCTCCCCTTCGAACTCTCCGTCGCCATGGAGGACGTCCTCGACCTCCTCTCCGTCCCCGCCTCCGCCAAGAAACTCGAACTCGTCTACCACATCGAGGACGACGTCCCTTCCTGGATACAAGGCGACGTCACCCGCCTCCGCCAGATCCTCGTCAACCTCGCCAACAACGCCGTCAAGTTCACCCCCGCCGGCACCGTCGCCATCACCGTCCGCCGCCTGCCCCCGGCCGCCGCCTCCGAGACCACGCCCGACGCACTCACCCTCGAATTCTCCGTCACCGACACCGGCATCGGCATCCCTCCCGACCGCCTGAACCGCCTCTTCAAACCCTTCAGCCAGGTCGACTCCTCAACCACCCGCAAATTCGGCGGCACCGGCCTCGGCCTCGCCATCTGCCACCGCCTTGTCACGCTCATGGGCGGCGACATTCGCGTTATCAGCGCCCCCGGCACCGGCTCCTCATTCATCTTCACCCTCCTCACCGAGTCCATGCCCGTCCCCCCCGGCTGGGGCCTCCCTGAGATGCCCGCCCGTCTAAACTACGGCCCCGTCCTCTGTCTCGACGAAAACCCTACATCCCTCCGCCGCCTCCAGTCCTTCCTCCAATCCTGGGGCGCCCGCCCCCTCTGCGTCTCCACCGCCGCCCAAGTCCAGCAAGCCCTCGCCGAGGACATCCTCCCCGTCGCCCTCATCCTCGACCACAAGCTCATCGCCCACGAATCCATGGGCGCCCTCCGCGCCCAGCTCATCACCAGCGACCTGCCACTCCTTCTTCTCACACCTCCCGGCTTAAACGGCCCCCAACTCGAAGCCTTCGCCGGCCGCCGCGCCAGCGCCACCGCCACCAAACCTCTCCGCACCCCCTCCCTCGTCCGCGGCCTCCAATCCCTCTTCGGCGCCACCCCCGAAAGCATCCCCCCCTTCGCCAGCGCCGCCGCCGAACGCCTCCTCGCCCACGACATCCCCCTCGACATCCTCCTCGCGGAGGACAACCCCGTTAATCAAAAGGTCGCCCTCCGCTACCTCGAACGCCTCGGCTACCGCGCCGACTTCGTCAGCAACGGTCTCGAAGCCCTGAATACGCTCGAAGCCCGCTCCTACCACCTCGTCCTCATGGATCTCCAGATGCCCGAGATGGACGGCCTCGAATCCTCCCGCCAGATCCGCGCCCGCCTCCCCGCCTCCCGCCAACCCAAGATCATCGCCCTCACTGCCAACGCCCTCCAGGGCGACCGCGAACTCTGCATCGAAGCGGGTATGGATGACTACATCACGAAACCCGTGAAGCTCCACGAAATCGCCGAAGCCATCCGCCGCCTCTTCGGCCAATAA
- a CDS encoding sulfatase-like hydrolase/transferase: MMRRRPNILWVVTTQWRASATGYAGDVNARTPCLAALAKEAVNYEQAVTPHPFGPFARAALLTGVLSPENGVRDYYDPLPVNARTVAHEMNERGYATGFFGKWHLARRDPAAALVGEAHARTIVPVEARGGFEFWEGFESGFLLNDPWLHGARLTEPVKFEGYQSDVVCRRAGEWLRAQTPNAKIQTPKMEAERPTAEGSKPKGAEAKPWFGVVSLEAPHPPYDAPAAGVAVRRPEEILLSANVPRGGEVEAKARRELAGYYAHIEATDRAIERLFAGLKAGGVWEETVVVFTSVHGDMHGAHGLFRKGWPHEEAVRVPLLVKSVGKSEGGRVKSERRREAVSLVDLSAATVACAEGGVFELRAPVGGAQISMPSVVALPHQCDRVWRGVRTAKRKLVLNADGSPWLFFDLESDPGEMRNIVGEAAWAEEIAELRNRNFGQD; this comes from the coding sequence ATGATGCGGAGAAGGCCGAATATTTTGTGGGTCGTGACGACGCAGTGGCGGGCGTCGGCGACTGGCTATGCGGGTGATGTGAATGCGCGTACCCCGTGTCTGGCTGCGCTGGCGAAGGAGGCAGTGAATTATGAGCAGGCGGTGACGCCGCATCCGTTCGGGCCGTTTGCGCGTGCGGCGTTGCTGACGGGCGTGTTGTCGCCGGAGAACGGAGTGCGGGATTATTACGATCCGCTGCCGGTGAACGCGCGGACGGTGGCGCATGAGATGAACGAGCGCGGGTACGCGACGGGGTTTTTCGGGAAGTGGCATCTGGCGCGGCGCGATCCGGCGGCGGCGTTGGTAGGCGAGGCTCATGCGCGGACGATCGTGCCGGTGGAGGCGCGGGGCGGGTTTGAGTTTTGGGAGGGGTTTGAGAGCGGGTTTTTGCTGAACGATCCGTGGCTGCATGGCGCGCGACTGACGGAGCCGGTGAAGTTCGAGGGGTATCAGAGTGATGTTGTTTGTCGGCGCGCGGGTGAGTGGCTGCGCGCGCAAACTCCAAACGCCAAAATTCAAACGCCAAAGATGGAGGCGGAAAGGCCGACGGCCGAAGGTTCAAAGCCGAAAGGTGCGGAGGCCAAACCGTGGTTTGGTGTGGTTAGTCTGGAGGCGCCGCATCCGCCGTATGATGCGCCGGCGGCGGGTGTCGCGGTGAGGCGGCCGGAGGAGATTTTGTTGTCGGCGAATGTGCCGCGCGGGGGCGAGGTGGAGGCGAAGGCGCGGCGGGAGCTGGCGGGGTATTATGCGCACATCGAGGCGACGGATCGGGCGATCGAGCGGTTGTTCGCTGGCTTAAAAGCGGGCGGCGTGTGGGAGGAAACGGTGGTGGTGTTCACGTCGGTGCATGGGGATATGCACGGGGCGCACGGGTTGTTTCGCAAAGGGTGGCCGCACGAGGAGGCGGTGCGGGTGCCGTTGCTCGTGAAGAGCGTGGGGAAGAGTGAAGGGGGAAGGGTGAAGAGTGAAAGGCGGAGGGAGGCGGTGTCGTTGGTGGATTTGAGTGCGGCGACGGTGGCGTGCGCGGAGGGTGGTGTATTTGAACTTCGGGCACCGGTGGGCGGGGCGCAGATCTCGATGCCGAGCGTGGTGGCGCTGCCTCATCAGTGCGACCGGGTGTGGCGGGGTGTGCGGACGGCGAAGCGGAAGCTGGTGCTCAACGCGGATGGTTCGCCGTGGTTGTTTTTCGACCTGGAGAGCGATCCGGGGGAGATGCGGAATATCGTGGGGGAGGCGGCGTGGGCGGAGGAGATCGCGGAGTTGAGGAATCGGAATTTTGGACAGGATTAA
- a CDS encoding 3-keto-disaccharide hydrolase: protein MIFKRAVLALAMSVAIGAAMASSVRAGQQQLLFNGKDLAGWETWLWTPLPVSEVAGMERDAKGNYLKALGVNNDPLGVFKVETVDGAPAIHVSGEGFGTLTTLETFSNYRLSVQFKWGEKKFGAANRPRNGGILFHAHGSHGEVGGRWMNAHQYQVEEGGCGDYIGVGAVIADATAKAGEDKRWRYDAAGEIFSFRGNVKEAAKCLRGAGAEVAHGGWNTLEIYCVGDEIVQVLNGTVTARLTKSRKENGEALTGGKIALQIEAAEIYFREITVEPLRAMPEALRVAGK from the coding sequence ATGATTTTCAAACGTGCGGTGCTGGCTCTGGCGATGAGTGTGGCGATTGGGGCGGCGATGGCGTCGTCGGTGCGAGCGGGACAGCAGCAACTATTGTTTAATGGAAAAGATCTCGCGGGTTGGGAGACGTGGTTGTGGACGCCGCTTCCCGTGAGCGAGGTGGCGGGGATGGAGCGGGATGCGAAGGGGAATTATTTGAAGGCGCTGGGGGTGAACAACGATCCGCTCGGTGTTTTTAAGGTGGAGACGGTGGACGGAGCGCCGGCGATTCATGTGTCGGGCGAGGGGTTTGGGACGCTCACGACGCTGGAGACGTTTTCGAATTACCGGCTGAGCGTGCAGTTCAAGTGGGGTGAGAAGAAGTTTGGGGCGGCGAACCGGCCACGGAATGGCGGGATTCTTTTTCATGCGCATGGAAGTCATGGCGAAGTTGGCGGGCGGTGGATGAATGCGCACCAGTACCAGGTCGAGGAAGGCGGTTGCGGGGATTACATCGGCGTGGGCGCGGTGATCGCGGATGCGACGGCGAAGGCGGGCGAGGACAAGCGGTGGAGGTACGATGCGGCTGGGGAAATTTTTTCGTTTCGCGGGAATGTGAAGGAGGCGGCGAAGTGTTTGCGCGGTGCGGGAGCGGAGGTGGCGCACGGAGGCTGGAACACGCTGGAGATTTACTGCGTGGGCGATGAGATCGTGCAGGTGCTCAATGGGACGGTGACGGCGCGGCTGACGAAATCGCGGAAGGAAAATGGCGAGGCGCTGACGGGCGGGAAGATCGCGTTGCAGATCGAGGCGGCGGAGATTTATTTCCGGGAGATCACGGTGGAGCCGTTGAGGGCGATGCCGGAGGCGTTGCGGGTGGCGGGAAAGTAA